A window of Neisseria canis contains these coding sequences:
- a CDS encoding ABC transporter ATP-binding protein, whose amino-acid sequence MTALHISRACKTYANGFTALKDLSFDVQQGEFFALLGPNGAGKTTLISAMAGLNRLTSGEISVMGFDVVRQSRESRMNLGVVPQELVFDPFFTVREALRFQSGYFGIKKNDDWIDEILTNLGLQDKASTNTRNLSGGMKRRVMVAQALVHRPPVIVLDEPTAGVDVELRHSLWTFMRSLNRQGHTIILTTHYLEEAEENCHRIAVMKQGALVALDKTENLLQGEKGVRVEMLLDATLPEALNGKIELADGLKYVLKLADYAELADVLIFLKTAGIRMIHLSVLEKDLEDVFTKLTGSGQ is encoded by the coding sequence ATGACCGCTCTACATATCAGCCGTGCCTGCAAAACCTATGCCAACGGCTTTACCGCGCTCAAAGACCTGAGCTTTGATGTGCAGCAAGGCGAATTTTTCGCGCTGCTCGGGCCTAACGGCGCGGGCAAAACCACCCTGATTTCCGCTATGGCCGGTTTGAACCGCCTCACATCGGGCGAAATTTCCGTGATGGGATTTGACGTGGTGCGGCAGTCGCGCGAATCGCGCATGAACTTGGGCGTGGTGCCGCAAGAATTGGTATTCGACCCTTTTTTTACCGTGCGCGAAGCTTTGCGTTTCCAGTCGGGCTATTTCGGCATTAAAAAGAACGACGACTGGATAGACGAAATCCTGACCAACCTCGGCCTTCAGGATAAGGCCTCCACCAACACCCGCAACCTTTCCGGCGGCATGAAGCGGCGCGTGATGGTGGCGCAGGCTTTGGTACACCGCCCGCCGGTGATTGTGTTGGACGAGCCTACCGCCGGTGTGGACGTGGAGCTGCGCCACAGTTTGTGGACATTTATGCGCAGCCTCAACCGGCAAGGCCACACGATTATCCTCACCACGCATTATCTGGAAGAGGCGGAAGAAAACTGCCACCGCATCGCCGTGATGAAGCAGGGCGCTCTGGTGGCGCTGGATAAAACCGAAAACCTGCTGCAGGGCGAAAAAGGCGTGCGGGTGGAAATGCTGCTCGATGCAACCTTGCCCGAAGCGTTGAACGGCAAAATCGAGCTGGCTGACGGTTTGAAATATGTGTTGAAGCTGGCCGATTATGCCGAGTTGGCCGATGTGTTGATTTTCCTGAAAACGGCGGGCATCCGCATGATTCACCTGAGCGTGTTGGAAAAAGATTTGGAAGACGTGTTTACCAAGCTGACGGGGAGCGGACAATGA
- a CDS encoding ABC transporter permease has protein sequence MTGFSTLLRKEVMRFTKVWLQTLGAPVLTALLYQLIFAQAIGKHAEALPGVPYNAFLIPGLAMMSMMQNAFANSASSLIQSRITGNLVFILLPPISNAAFFSAYVLAGIFRGLLVGAGVVAATAWFGLPLPHHIGFVLAFGFSGCLFMASLGLLAGIWAEKFDQLAAFQNFLIMPLTFLSGVFYSIHSLPAFWQAVSHANPVFYMIDGFRYGFFGVSDAPPWLSLAVVGGFSLSVSVLAFLVLRSGWKLRG, from the coding sequence ATGACGGGTTTTTCCACCTTGCTGCGCAAAGAGGTGATGCGTTTTACCAAAGTGTGGCTGCAAACGCTGGGCGCGCCGGTGCTGACCGCGCTGCTGTATCAGCTGATTTTCGCGCAAGCCATAGGCAAACATGCCGAGGCTTTGCCGGGCGTGCCTTACAATGCGTTTCTGATTCCCGGCCTTGCCATGATGAGCATGATGCAGAATGCGTTTGCCAACAGCGCATCCAGCCTGATTCAGTCGCGCATTACCGGCAATCTGGTGTTTATCTTGCTGCCGCCGATTTCCAATGCCGCATTTTTTTCGGCTTATGTGCTGGCGGGTATTTTCCGCGGGTTGTTGGTGGGCGCGGGCGTGGTGGCCGCTACCGCATGGTTCGGCCTGCCGCTGCCGCACCATATCGGTTTTGTGCTGGCGTTTGGGTTTTCGGGCTGCCTGTTTATGGCGTCGTTGGGCTTGCTGGCCGGCATTTGGGCGGAAAAATTCGACCAGCTGGCCGCGTTTCAAAATTTCCTGATTATGCCGCTTACCTTTCTTTCGGGCGTGTTTTATTCCATCCACAGTCTGCCCGCTTTCTGGCAGGCCGTGAGCCATGCCAATCCCGTGTTCTATATGATAGACGGCTTCCGCTACGGATTCTTCGGTGTGAGCGATGCTCCCCCGTGGCTCTCACTTGCCGTGGTGGGCGGTTTTTCGCTGAGTGTTTCGGTGCTGGCGTTTTTGGTGTTGCGTTCCGGCTGGAAGCTGCGCGGGTAA
- the cysG gene encoding siroheme synthase CysG: protein MNYLPLFADLTGRHVLVVGGGAVAERKVEMLLKAGAEVGLVAEKLNPALAELAGQRRIEWLDTKFQPSRLDAVWLVIAATDNHELNRQVSEAAESRRIWANVVDERDACSFIFPSVVNRNPIQIAISSGGTAPVLARLLREKLEALLPQNLGAMAETAARWRGRVKAKLPSIAQRRRFWETLFTHPAFLRLSESSQTSAAEEFLSQQLNGAQTGSGEVSLVGAGPGDAGLLTLKGLQRIQQADVVLYDALVSDQVLELIRRDAEKVFVGKRAGKHSVMQEATNRLLVDYAKKGKRVVRLKGGDPFVFGRGGEELEALKAEGIAFEVVPGITAALGATAYAGIPLTHRDHAQTAMFITGHCRAGSDDLAWQTIAQSNQTLVVYMGTIKAAELQTNLIAHGRSADTPVAVISKGTLPDQQVFSGKLNDLAVLAAQAPSPALLVIGETAGLGSDLAWFGGAPQQFVDTRNALWQVPEERALPKAG from the coding sequence ATGAATTACCTACCTTTATTCGCAGATTTAACCGGCCGGCATGTTTTGGTTGTGGGCGGCGGAGCCGTTGCAGAGCGTAAAGTGGAAATGTTGCTCAAAGCCGGTGCCGAAGTCGGGCTGGTGGCCGAAAAGCTTAATCCTGCTTTGGCGGAGCTGGCCGGGCAGCGGCGAATCGAATGGCTGGACACCAAGTTTCAGCCAAGCCGGTTGGATGCCGTTTGGCTGGTGATTGCCGCCACCGATAACCACGAGCTTAACCGGCAGGTATCCGAAGCCGCCGAAAGCCGCCGGATTTGGGCGAATGTGGTGGACGAGCGCGATGCCTGCTCGTTTATCTTTCCTTCCGTTGTCAATCGCAATCCTATTCAAATTGCCATTTCCAGCGGCGGCACCGCGCCTGTTTTGGCACGCCTGCTGCGCGAAAAATTGGAAGCGCTGTTGCCGCAAAACCTGGGTGCGATGGCGGAAACCGCCGCCCGCTGGCGCGGGCGCGTAAAAGCCAAGCTGCCTTCCATTGCACAGCGCCGCCGCTTTTGGGAAACCTTATTTACACATCCTGCATTTTTACGGTTGAGCGAAAGCAGCCAAACATCTGCTGCCGAAGAGTTTTTGTCGCAGCAGTTAAACGGTGCGCAAACAGGCTCGGGAGAAGTGTCTCTTGTGGGCGCAGGCCCGGGTGATGCGGGATTGCTCACGCTCAAAGGCTTGCAGCGCATCCAGCAGGCCGATGTGGTGTTATACGATGCTTTGGTTTCCGATCAAGTGTTGGAGCTTATCCGCCGCGATGCGGAAAAAGTGTTTGTCGGTAAGCGCGCCGGCAAGCACAGCGTCATGCAGGAGGCAACCAACCGTTTGTTGGTCGATTATGCGAAAAAAGGCAAACGCGTCGTGCGTTTGAAAGGCGGTGATCCTTTTGTGTTCGGCCGCGGCGGGGAAGAATTGGAAGCGTTGAAGGCCGAGGGGATTGCGTTTGAAGTGGTGCCCGGAATCACCGCGGCTTTGGGCGCCACCGCTTATGCCGGTATTCCGCTCACGCACCGCGACCATGCGCAAACGGCGATGTTCATTACCGGCCATTGCCGCGCCGGCAGCGATGACTTGGCATGGCAAACCATTGCACAAAGCAACCAGACGCTGGTGGTTTATATGGGCACGATTAAGGCCGCCGAATTGCAAACCAATCTGATTGCCCACGGCAGGAGCGCAGACACGCCGGTTGCCGTAATCAGCAAAGGAACCTTGCCCGACCAGCAGGTTTTTTCCGGCAAGTTGAACGATTTGGCCGTTTTGGCCGCCCAAGCGCCTTCGCCGGCTTTGTTGGTAATCGGCGAAACGGCGGGGCTGGGCAGCGATTTGGCGTGGTTCGGCGGCGCACCGCAGCAATTTGTCGATACCCGAAACGCATTGTGGCAGGTTCCAGAAGAACGAGCCTTGCCAAAGGCAGGTTGA
- a CDS encoding phosphoadenylyl-sulfate reductase has product MQTELYIKPQLWRIPAIPATVTECLSEKTAGLQQRLQLIVSQHPNAKFASSLAVEDMVITDVLAKMQAGIEVFTLNTGRLNAETLALADTVGTHYPKLTFRLYTPEAAAAEAYILENGPNAFYESIELRKTCCRIRKVEPLNKALADADAWLTGQRRGQSVTRTELPFVEEDNSRGILKYNPIYDWSEAEVWAYILQNQVPYNPLYEQGYPSIGCEPCTRPVRIGEDIRAGRWWWESQDSKECGLHK; this is encoded by the coding sequence GTGCAAACAGAATTGTATATTAAGCCTCAGCTGTGGCGTATTCCCGCCATACCGGCAACCGTAACCGAATGCCTGTCTGAAAAAACGGCCGGGCTGCAACAGAGGCTGCAGCTGATTGTGTCGCAACACCCAAATGCGAAGTTTGCCAGCAGCCTTGCCGTGGAAGATATGGTGATTACCGACGTATTGGCAAAGATGCAGGCCGGTATCGAAGTGTTTACCTTGAACACAGGCAGGCTCAATGCCGAAACCTTAGCTTTGGCCGATACCGTCGGCACACATTATCCCAAGCTCACCTTCAGGCTGTATACACCGGAGGCCGCGGCAGCAGAGGCATACATTTTGGAAAACGGGCCGAACGCATTTTACGAAAGCATCGAATTACGCAAAACCTGCTGCCGTATCCGCAAAGTAGAGCCGCTCAACAAAGCGCTGGCCGACGCCGATGCCTGGCTCACCGGGCAAAGGCGCGGGCAATCGGTAACACGCACCGAGCTGCCGTTTGTCGAAGAAGACAATTCACGCGGCATCCTAAAATACAACCCGATTTACGATTGGAGCGAAGCGGAAGTGTGGGCCTACATCCTCCAAAACCAAGTGCCCTACAACCCGCTTTACGAACAAGGCTATCCCAGCATAGGTTGCGAACCCTGCACACGCCCCGTGCGCATCGGCGAAGACATCCGCGCCGGCCGCTGGTGGTGGGAAAGTCAAGACAGTAAAGAATGCGGCCTGCATAAATAG
- the cysD gene encoding sulfate adenylyltransferase subunit CysD produces MQTSIQNHHLNWLEAESVYIIREVIAEAKNPALLFSGGKDSVVLLALAVKAFQIEGRPLKLPFKLLHVDTGHNYPEVIAFRDQTVARTGVELVVGSVEDSIKRGTVVLRRENDSRNAAQAVTLVETIEEQGFDALMGGARRDEEKARAKERIFSFRDEFGQWDPKNQRPELWSLYNTRLFPGENMRVFPISNWTELDIWQYIARENLALPPIYYAHEREVVERSGLLVPVTPLTPKRDGETTQVRSVRFRTVGDISCTCPVASTAATPEDIIAETAAATLSERSATRMDDRVSEAAMEERKKAGYF; encoded by the coding sequence ATGCAAACTTCCATCCAAAACCACCACCTCAACTGGCTTGAAGCCGAATCCGTTTACATCATCCGCGAAGTGATTGCCGAAGCGAAAAACCCCGCGCTGCTGTTTTCCGGCGGCAAAGATTCCGTAGTGCTGCTCGCGCTGGCCGTGAAAGCCTTCCAAATCGAAGGCCGGCCGCTCAAGCTGCCGTTCAAACTGCTGCACGTCGATACCGGCCACAACTACCCCGAAGTGATTGCGTTCCGCGACCAAACCGTCGCCCGTACCGGCGTGGAACTGGTGGTGGGCAGCGTGGAAGATTCCATCAAACGCGGCACGGTGGTTTTGCGCCGCGAAAACGACTCGCGCAACGCCGCCCAAGCCGTTACCCTCGTCGAAACCATTGAAGAACAAGGCTTCGACGCATTGATGGGCGGTGCAAGGCGCGACGAAGAAAAAGCCCGCGCCAAAGAACGCATCTTCTCTTTCCGCGACGAATTCGGCCAATGGGACCCGAAAAACCAGCGCCCCGAACTCTGGAGCCTCTACAACACCCGCCTCTTCCCCGGCGAAAACATGCGCGTGTTCCCCATTTCCAACTGGACGGAACTCGACATCTGGCAATACATCGCCCGCGAAAACCTCGCCCTGCCGCCGATTTACTACGCCCACGAGCGCGAAGTAGTAGAACGCAGCGGCCTGCTCGTGCCCGTTACCCCGCTCACACCCAAGCGCGACGGCGAAACCACACAAGTGCGCAGCGTGCGCTTCCGCACCGTCGGCGACATTTCCTGCACCTGCCCCGTTGCCAGCACCGCCGCTACGCCGGAAGACATCATCGCCGAAACCGCCGCCGCCACCCTTTCCGAACGCAGCGCCACCCGCATGGACGACCGCGTTTCCGAAGCGGCCATGGAAGAGCGCAAAAAAGCCGGCTATTTTTAG
- the cysI gene encoding assimilatory sulfite reductase (NADPH) hemoprotein subunit, with product MTTTDPRAKLPDAPLADNERLKDQSRYLEGTIKNDLSDGLTGGFNGDNFQLIRFHGMYEQDDRDIRAERVEQKLEPLKNVMLRCRLPGGIIQPAQWLGIDEFATDHTLYGSIRLTNRQTFQFHGVLKENIKPMHQWLHKLGLDSIATAGDVNRNVLCTSNPVESSLHKEAYEWAKKISEHLLPKTRAYAEIWLDGEKVESTETTAPAPLPESVKSGDATEPVLGKNYLPRKFKTTVVIPPHNDVDLHANDLNFVAIGENGKLVGFNVLVGGGLSMEHGNTKTYPNTAKEFGFVPLEKTLDAAAAVVSVQRDWGNRSDRKNAKTRYTLERVGVDVFIEEVENRMGAKFEPVRPYEFTSRGDRIGWVQGEDKNWHLTLFIENGRLLDYPGRPLKTGMREIAKVHKGDFRLTANQNLIVANIAPRDKAKIETIAREHGLISDAVTPQREHSMACVSLPTCPLAMAEAERFLPQFTDKLDALFAKHGLQQEHIVLRITGCPNGCGRAMLAEIGLVGKAVGRYNLYTGGNREGTRIPRLFKENITEPEILDIIDGWLGEWVKGRLNNEGFGDFAVRTGIVKPVLDAPRDFWAA from the coding sequence ATGACCACCACCGACCCGCGTGCCAAACTCCCCGACGCGCCGCTTGCCGACAACGAACGCTTGAAAGACCAAAGCCGCTATCTCGAAGGCACGATTAAAAACGACCTTTCAGACGGCCTCACCGGAGGCTTCAACGGCGACAATTTCCAGCTGATCCGTTTTCACGGCATGTACGAGCAGGACGACCGCGACATCCGCGCCGAACGTGTCGAGCAGAAACTGGAGCCGCTGAAAAACGTGATGCTGCGCTGCCGTTTGCCAGGCGGCATCATCCAGCCCGCGCAATGGCTGGGCATCGACGAATTCGCCACCGACCACACCCTTTACGGCTCCATCCGCCTCACCAACCGCCAAACCTTCCAATTCCACGGCGTGCTCAAAGAAAACATCAAACCCATGCACCAATGGTTGCACAAGCTCGGTTTGGATTCCATCGCCACCGCCGGCGACGTGAACCGCAATGTGTTGTGTACCAGCAATCCCGTTGAAAGCAGTCTGCACAAAGAAGCCTACGAATGGGCGAAAAAAATCAGCGAACACCTGCTGCCGAAAACCCGCGCCTACGCCGAAATCTGGCTGGACGGCGAAAAAGTCGAATCCACCGAAACCACCGCGCCCGCGCCGCTGCCTGAAAGCGTGAAAAGCGGCGATGCCACCGAACCCGTGCTCGGCAAAAACTACCTGCCGCGCAAGTTCAAAACCACGGTTGTGATTCCGCCGCACAACGATGTCGATTTACATGCCAACGATTTGAACTTCGTGGCTATCGGCGAAAACGGTAAGCTGGTCGGCTTTAACGTATTGGTAGGCGGCGGTTTGTCGATGGAGCACGGCAACACCAAAACCTATCCCAACACCGCCAAAGAATTCGGCTTCGTGCCTTTGGAAAAAACGCTCGATGCCGCCGCCGCCGTGGTTTCCGTGCAGCGCGACTGGGGCAACCGCAGCGACCGCAAAAACGCCAAAACCCGCTACACGCTCGAGCGTGTGGGCGTGGATGTGTTTATCGAAGAAGTGGAAAACCGCATGGGCGCGAAGTTCGAACCCGTGCGCCCGTATGAATTTACTTCGCGCGGCGACCGCATCGGTTGGGTGCAGGGCGAAGACAAAAACTGGCACCTTACCCTGTTTATCGAAAACGGCCGCCTGCTCGATTACCCCGGCAGACCGTTGAAAACCGGTATGCGCGAAATCGCCAAAGTCCACAAAGGCGACTTCCGCCTCACCGCCAACCAAAACCTGATTGTGGCCAACATCGCCCCGCGCGATAAAGCCAAAATCGAAACCATTGCCCGCGAACACGGCTTAATCAGCGATGCCGTTACCCCGCAGCGCGAACACAGTATGGCCTGCGTATCGCTGCCGACCTGCCCGTTGGCAATGGCGGAAGCCGAGCGTTTTCTGCCGCAGTTCACAGATAAATTAGATGCGTTGTTTGCCAAACACGGCTTGCAGCAAGAGCATATCGTGTTGCGCATTACCGGCTGCCCCAACGGTTGCGGCCGTGCCATGCTGGCCGAAATCGGCTTGGTCGGCAAAGCGGTAGGCCGCTACAACCTCTACACCGGCGGCAACCGCGAGGGCACGCGCATTCCGCGCCTGTTTAAAGAAAACATTACTGAGCCGGAAATTTTGGACATCATCGACGGCTGGCTGGGTGAATGGGTGAAAGGCCGTCTGAACAACGAAGGCTTCGGCGACTTTGCCGTACGCACCGGCATCGTGAAGCCCGTACTGGATGCGCCGCGCGATTTTTGGGCGGCTTGA
- a CDS encoding sulfate adenylyltransferase subunit 1, with protein MNETTTPLLRFITAGSVDDGKSTLIGRLLYDSKTLLTDQFAKLDHTVQNGQTPDFASLTDGLAAEREQGITIDVAYRYFSTPKRKFIIADTPGHEQYTRNMVTGASTADAAIVLVDATRVDFSGEEPALLPQTKRHSAVLKLLGCPSVIVAVNKLDLLGFDAEKYQAITRAYRKLAERIGLTAQIHFLPISALNGDNIVQASKHTPWYTGLPLLPLLEMLPVVRNRAEKLPAHFPVQRVARQDGSSSDDFRGYQGRLEAGGLNVGDAVKVLPGGKIARIAEIYGANGKAGSAQTGEVLTVTLDTDIDISRGDSIVSIDSPITPGQNFQAALCWFDETPLNLRRKYLLKQSTQTTAVKISEIAYVWDVNTLSRVRAADALKLNDIGSVSLKTQQPLNTGTYAENAATGAFILIDEATNHTVAAGMIRGGDSSGTFEI; from the coding sequence ATGAATGAAACCACCACACCGCTTTTGCGTTTTATTACTGCCGGCAGCGTTGACGACGGTAAATCAACCTTAATCGGCCGCCTGCTCTACGACAGCAAAACCCTGCTTACCGATCAGTTTGCAAAGCTCGACCATACCGTGCAAAACGGTCAAACGCCTGATTTCGCCAGCCTTACCGACGGCTTGGCCGCCGAACGCGAACAAGGCATTACCATCGATGTTGCCTACCGCTACTTTTCCACCCCCAAGCGCAAATTCATCATTGCCGATACGCCCGGCCATGAGCAATACACCCGCAATATGGTAACCGGAGCTTCCACCGCCGACGCAGCCATTGTGTTGGTGGATGCGACCCGTGTCGATTTTAGCGGAGAGGAACCTGCCCTGTTGCCGCAAACCAAACGCCACAGTGCCGTTTTGAAGCTGCTCGGCTGCCCGAGCGTGATCGTAGCGGTCAACAAACTGGATCTGCTGGGTTTTGATGCCGAAAAATACCAAGCCATTACCCGGGCTTACCGGAAGCTGGCCGAACGGATAGGCCTGACTGCACAAATCCATTTCCTGCCCATCAGCGCGCTCAACGGCGACAATATTGTCCAAGCCAGCAAGCACACCCCTTGGTACACAGGCCTGCCGCTGCTGCCTTTGCTGGAAATGCTGCCGGTAGTGCGCAACCGTGCGGAAAAACTGCCTGCACACTTTCCCGTGCAGCGCGTTGCACGGCAAGACGGCAGCAGCAGCGACGATTTCCGCGGCTATCAAGGCCGTCTTGAAGCGGGCGGTTTGAACGTGGGCGATGCAGTCAAAGTGCTGCCCGGCGGGAAAATCGCACGCATCGCAGAAATTTACGGAGCAAACGGCAAAGCCGGCAGCGCGCAAACCGGCGAAGTGCTTACCGTTACGCTGGATACCGATATTGACATTTCACGGGGCGACAGCATCGTTTCGATCGACAGCCCGATCACGCCCGGACAAAATTTCCAAGCCGCATTGTGCTGGTTTGATGAAACCCCGCTCAACCTGCGCCGCAAATACCTTTTGAAACAAAGTACGCAAACTACTGCGGTGAAGATAAGCGAAATTGCTTATGTGTGGGATGTCAACACACTTAGCCGCGTTCGGGCGGCAGACGCACTCAAGCTCAACGACATCGGAAGCGTCAGCCTGAAAACCCAACAGCCGCTCAACACCGGCACTTACGCCGAAAATGCCGCAACAGGCGCATTTATCTTGATAGACGAGGCCACCAACCATACCGTCGCGGCCGGCATGATACGGGGCGGCGATTCTTCAGGCACATTTGAAATCTGA
- a CDS encoding assimilatory sulfite reductase (NADPH) flavoprotein subunit, producing the protein MNPIPPELLDRLAALSPQQLAFLSGYAWAKSQGAESGTDPLVRPLQAEPQTARAVTILSASQTGNARKVAEELLIKLETAGVNAKLTAAADYKTKQIAAEDILLLVTSTQGEGEPPEEAVPLYKLLTGKKAPNLSKVSFAVLGLGDSSYPDFCQAGKDFDAALAQHGAKRIGDLGVCDLDYQAAAAEWVAQTAARVAGLAAGGSAASAFAPSGHNRPDGVHYSKEQPFTAVLSARQKITARQAEKDVAHIEIDLAGSGISYQVGDALGIWPVNDENLVAEILQHSGLDGSETVQKADGSLTDIRTALLHDLDITQTTPQFVRQYAVLCGSEALKRTVEESEALNAYIALTPPVGVLAAYPHTCDAQALFGLFRAQTPRLYSIASSQEEVGEEVHLTVGVVRFDHHGNSYTGAASGWLGSRLEEGGTLRVFVEPNKLFRLPENGDTPIIMIGAGTGIAPFRAFMQQREANGDSGKNWLVFGNQKFTDDFLYQAEWLQYRKAGLLTRADLAWSRQGKEKVYVQHKLAEAAAEIWAWLQQGAHIYVCGDAARMARDVENTLLGIIAEQGKMSSDDAEDYLNEMREDKRYQRDVY; encoded by the coding sequence ATGAACCCTATCCCTCCCGAACTGCTCGACCGATTGGCCGCCTTGTCTCCGCAACAATTGGCTTTTTTGTCGGGCTATGCCTGGGCCAAAAGCCAGGGCGCAGAATCAGGCACCGATCCGCTTGTGCGCCCTCTTCAAGCAGAACCGCAGACGGCACGCGCTGTGACCATACTTTCCGCTTCGCAAACCGGCAATGCGCGAAAAGTGGCCGAAGAGCTGCTGATTAAGCTGGAAACCGCAGGTGTCAATGCCAAACTTACCGCCGCCGCCGATTATAAAACCAAGCAAATCGCCGCAGAAGACATCCTGCTGTTGGTGACTTCCACGCAGGGGGAAGGCGAGCCGCCGGAAGAAGCCGTGCCGCTTTACAAGCTGCTGACCGGTAAAAAAGCACCCAATTTGAGCAAAGTGAGCTTTGCCGTGCTGGGGCTTGGCGACAGCAGCTACCCCGATTTCTGTCAAGCAGGCAAAGATTTCGATGCGGCGCTGGCACAGCATGGCGCTAAGCGTATCGGTGATTTAGGGGTGTGCGACCTTGATTATCAGGCCGCAGCCGCAGAATGGGTGGCGCAAACCGCCGCACGGGTGGCCGGGCTTGCCGCTGGCGGTTCGGCGGCATCCGCCTTTGCACCCTCAGGGCATAACCGACCCGACGGTGTGCATTACAGCAAAGAGCAGCCTTTTACCGCCGTGTTGTCTGCACGTCAGAAAATCACGGCACGCCAAGCTGAAAAAGATGTGGCGCATATCGAAATCGACCTTGCCGGCTCGGGCATCAGCTATCAGGTCGGCGACGCTTTAGGCATCTGGCCGGTAAACGATGAAAACTTGGTTGCCGAAATACTGCAACACAGCGGTTTGGACGGCAGCGAAACCGTGCAAAAAGCCGACGGCAGCCTTACCGACATCCGAACCGCCTTGCTGCACGATCTGGATATTACCCAAACCACCCCCCAATTTGTGCGGCAATACGCTGTGCTTTGCGGATCGGAAGCGCTCAAACGCACGGTAGAGGAAAGCGAAGCGCTCAATGCCTATATCGCCCTCACGCCGCCGGTGGGTGTGCTGGCGGCCTATCCCCACACCTGCGACGCACAAGCCCTGTTCGGGCTGTTCCGTGCGCAAACGCCACGCCTTTATTCTATTGCTTCTTCACAGGAAGAAGTGGGGGAAGAAGTGCACCTTACGGTAGGCGTTGTCCGCTTCGACCACCACGGCAACAGCTACACCGGAGCGGCTTCGGGCTGGCTCGGCAGCCGTTTGGAAGAAGGCGGCACGCTTCGTGTATTTGTTGAGCCGAACAAACTCTTCCGCCTGCCTGAAAACGGCGACACCCCCATCATCATGATCGGCGCAGGCACAGGCATCGCTCCTTTCCGCGCTTTTATGCAGCAGCGGGAAGCCAACGGCGACAGCGGTAAAAACTGGCTCGTGTTCGGCAACCAAAAATTTACCGACGATTTTCTTTACCAAGCCGAATGGCTGCAATACCGTAAAGCAGGCCTGCTTACCCGCGCCGACCTTGCATGGAGCCGTCAGGGCAAAGAAAAAGTATATGTTCAGCACAAGCTTGCCGAGGCGGCCGCGGAAATATGGGCATGGTTGCAGCAAGGCGCCCACATTTATGTGTGCGGCGATGCCGCCCGTATGGCGCGTGATGTTGAAAACACTTTACTCGGTATCATTGCCGAGCAAGGCAAAATGAGCAGCGATGATGCGGAAGATTATCTGAACGAAATGCGTGAAGACAAGCGCTACCAGCGCGATGTTTATTAA